DNA sequence from the Pichia kudriavzevii chromosome 4, complete sequence genome:
TGGTCTTCTTTATATACAACTATCCATGTACTGGCATAGCCAGCATACACCTGTTGAATGGTTTCGTCGGCTGCACAAGTGTAGAGCAAGGTGAGCTCTCCGCAGTTGTCGATACCTTGTACACCGCAATTCCCATGTTCGCCCCATCCCCAGGCATGGGCTTCCTTGCGGTTTTCGGAGACTGTTACTCCATGTTCTGTACCGACTTGGAAGTCCCACACATGTTCTGCTCTTTGTAGCAGTTGTCTGTAGACGTTGTTCCCAACAGAGCAGAAACGGGTTTCATTCCCCCTGGTGTATTGGAGATGTACCGAGCTCCACATACTCTTGAGGGCCACTACTGTAACATCGGGGGCAATTTTGAACCACCGGGTCTTGTTGACCCCCAACTCTCCCCTGAGTGCTCCAGAACCTACCATAGTCTGTAGTTTTTCTAATAGTCCATACCTATCGCTTTTCCCCCTCATTGCAAGATACTGGCTGGTCCCGTCTGAGAGCACAAACAGAGAGAAATCACGTCCTAAGCAACACTTGACCAGAGTGACATTGCTAAACGGTAGTTCGTTAAATGTCAATTCTTGGAATCCCTCAACGGTCTTGCCACCAACGTCATCTCCCAAAAGCTGGCcctttttgttgtttccaGAACATACTACTTGACCAGAGTCGTAGCCAACAATAAAACTGTCCAAATTGGCAATTGTAAACTTCACGTCGCTTGGACCTTGCCATATTTTGGTATCGTCATTGTTGTATACGGCCCCAGTCCTTGTAATCTTCAAAGTGCAGTCCCATCCAGCAACAACACCGCTAATATCTTTATGCGTCAACTCAAACTTGTGCGTCTTTCGTCCATTGACTAGACCAGTTTGATAAACATCTCCATTTTCCATTAGAAGAGCAGTATGATTACCGCCACATGATATGCTCTTCAATGGCAGTGATGACTGAAACGCAATTTCCGGAGTGGCTACATCGTTCTCATGCTCTAGCCCCAGCTGTCCATTCCCATTGGACCCACAGCTATACACTAGATACATATGTGTGGTTCGTCAATGTTTCTGCAACATAGATCAGGAGTGTGAAGAGCACGTTGATCCATAGTGTCATCTACGTAAAAGTATTATTGAGCCACCAACACGAGTAACAGAcacgaaaaaaaaaaaaattgaacgTTTTGTCCCTTGGAtatattcattttcttttcttttgttttacttttACCTTTTTATTCTTAGTTCTGTTTGTTGTCTTTGTTTATTTTCGAGTCTTCCACATAAATACAGatgcaaagaagaagtagaaAGATCAGAGCGGACGATGTTATAGAACTACTTTCATCGAGTCAGGAAAACTCAGCTGGAGACTCATCTAACAATGAAAGCGACAGTGAAAGTGATGTGGAAAGTGCATTTCAAAGTAGAATGGATAGACGATCCACCGTTCGCCAAACGAGACAAGAAAGAGCAAAAGTTTCTGGGAAACAGAGACATGTCTCCGAATCCGCTGAGGAATCTGCTGATAGTGAGGATGGTGTTGAAGACTCAAAGTTTTCCAAAGTTGATATCATACCTCGTTTACAAAGACCAACTACTAAAAAGCAGAACGTAAAGAAATCTGCAAGAGAAGAGGTTGTTGAAGTATCTGATGAAGACAGTGAGAGTGATAGTCCAATACAGGTTCCAGATTCCTCTCCTCACCGCAATCCAAGAAACGTTCATTCTATGGAATTGGACTCCTCCCCAATAGGTAAACCAACAACTAGGCTAACGAGTTTACGTGAAACATTTTCTTACAATCCGAAAAAAGAGTCACCAAAACCGTCTATAAGCTCTGATTACAGAGAGCTAAAGAGGACTTTCCCAGATATTCCTGCAACTACAATTATGTCTGCCTTGAAATCGGAGAAAACCCTCAGAGATGCCATGCGTTACCTAAGGAAACTTGAACCTTCTTTTAGATCAAAAAGCTCTAATTCCATCAAGTCTCAGAGATTGGCATCACTAAGCGATGCTAATAAACGGGGTAGACTGATTTTATCGTCTCCTGTTAGGGCAGATGTTCCTATCAGCAATAGGAAGGGTTTGCCAAAGTTGCGAGATGCAAGACTGGAACGGGAGAGTAGATTGAGAGAAAAGGCCAGGttgattgaagaaaagaaatctAAGCAGATTGAGTACGAGCGTGCCTTGGCAAGACAAAGGGCTGAAAGAGAGTCTATCAAGTCCTCGAAAGTTCAGTTGGACAATACTAAGAAATCACTTAGAGCACAGTATGTTGGCAATAGATTGAGTAAACATCGTAATACCAAAACACTGAAAGGTGAGACGtccgaagaagaagaagaaaaagaaggtcatgatgatgatgatcgTAGCGATGAAAGCTTGGTTGAGTTGGTGGAATCGGATGATTCTCATGATGAAGTGGCACCTCCTAACCGTCGTGGAAGCAAGAGAAGatatgaagatgatgatgactaTGATCCATACTCAAGGCCAAGAACGGGTATAGGCCGACAAGATAGGcaacaaaagagaagacAGGTTGTTGAATACAATGACGAATTCAATCTACCTGAATTCATGGCTGATGAAGACAAGTATCTGAATATCGATcaaaaaattatcaaaCTGTTCAATAATGCAGATGTCAGAGATATAATTGATTTAAGCAATATGACTCCAGAGCAAGCTACAGTTTATGTGCAAAACAGACCTTACACTTCTATAAGTAGTATCTTGAAAGTTGATGTTTCCATGGGTAGGAAGTTATCTAAATTTGCAAAGTCTCCAAACGAAAGGCATATAGAATTGATTGGAGAGAAGTTGACTGCTTATTCAGCAATCGACACTTTGCTAAAACAGTGTTTTGATTATAGCAAGTCCATTACGTCAGAAATAAGAAAATGGGGCGTCAACTTAAAAGGGAAAAACCTAAATGGTGAATTAGCAATCACAAATGTCGATATTGCCACAGACGAAAGTGACGAAGAGAATGGTGGTGATGATAGTGGAAGCGCCAGTGATAATATTGACcaagatgatgatgatgttgttgtgattaagaagaaatacaagaaaTTTAAACTTGATGGCTCTGAACATGATGATGACTTTGGTACCTCGGGTTTTAGACCACGTTACAAATCCAACATTGACAATTCTAAAGTTCCAGATAAGATTGGTTACTTTAAAAGAAAGCCTGTTCTTCTGTCCGATGAGATATCCCTAAAAGATTATCAACAAGTTGGTATTAACTGGATCCATTTACTTTTCCAGAAGGGTTTATCTTGTATATTAGCTGATGAAATGGGGTTAGGTAAAACTGCACAAGTTATAGCATTTTTGTCacacttgaagaagaagaaatataGAGGGCCTCATTTGATTGTAgttccttcttcaacccTTGAAAATTGGTTACgtgaatttgaaaagttttctCCAACATTAAAGGTGATTCCATACTATGGATCCTTGGATGAGCGAGAAGAGTTAAGGAATGTTTTGTACGAGGATGATGATTATGACGTTGTCATCACAACATATAATTTGACAGTGGGTAAGATTGACGGGCCTTTTCTGCAAACCTTGAACTTTAATGTCATTGTTTATGATGAAGGACATATGTTAAAGAATGCAACCAGTGACAGGTACAAGAAGCTTACAAAATTAAGAGCAAATTTCCGTCTATTGTTAACAGGTACCCCATTGCAAAACAATTTAAAAGAATTAGTTTCCTTgcttgattttattttaccGGAGGTTTTTGGATCCAAGATGTCTAAACTACAGCTGTTATTTGATAAGAGGGCATCAactaaagttgaaaatgaacaaaTTCAAGGTAAAAACTATAATCCTTTGATGTCTGAACAAGCCATTAGTAAAGCTAAAGTTATGATGTCGCCATTTGTTTTACGCAGAACTAAGGCCCAAGTGATGACAGAGTTGCCAAAGAAGCATACTGCAATTGAATATTGTGAACTTGTACCTGCACAAGTAAAAATATATCAAGAAGAACTCGATGAGGTCAATACTTACAGAATTGAAAGAGATAGAAGAAAGTTGTTGTCTGATGAAGAACTCAAGAAACTCCCGCATCTTGCTAAAAAGAATGTGAATATGTTAATGGCACTTAGAAAGGCATGTATGCATCCCTTATTATTCAGGAGATTATATACAGACAAGATGTTGAAGCTCATGGCAAGACTTATAATGAAAAACGAGGACTATATGGATGCCAATGAAACTTACATCTTTGAAGACATGCAAGTGATGTCTGATTTTGAACTCTCTCAGTTATGCCATCAGTATCCGAATGAATTAGGAAAGTTTGTTTTGAAGCAACAAGTATATAGTAACAGCGGGAAAACTAAGGTCCTAGTAGACATGTTAAGcaaaattattgaaaaaggggaaaaagtGTTGGTCTTTTCACTTTTCACACAAATGTTGGATATTCTTGAGAAGGTTCTTTCACTACATGGATGGAAATTTTTGCGCTTAGATGGTGCTACCGCTGTGGATTCTAGACAAACTATTATTGACACATTTTATGAGGATAAAACTATTCCTGTTATGTTGCTAAGTACAAAAGCAGGTGGTTTTGGAATCAATCTAGTGTGTGCCACAAATGTCATTATCTATGATCAATCATTGAACCCGCATGATGATAAACAAGCAGAAGATCGTGCACATAGAGTGGGACAAACAAAGGATGTCCAAGTTACTCGATTAGTCgtgaaaaattcaattgaagagaaCATTCTTCATATGGCATTTAATAAACTCCAGTTGGATAATAGTATAATGGCCCAAAATACAGAAGATGTTTTGCTGAAGACAGTCGAAGACCTTATTGCCGTGAAGAAAGAACAGAAAGATTCTAAACAGGAGGAAAAAGTTATTACTGAAGAAACAGATAACACCGATGCTTTTGAAAGTCCTGTGACATTAGAGTTGGCCGCCGcagaggaggaagagaagGACGAACCTGTAGAAATTATTGTTCCTGAACTTAAAAGCGTTAAGGGTAGAACCAGGCGGAACAGAAGGTCTGTCAATTATTTTGATGGTAACGACCCAAATGAATTCATTGAGAAAGACACCAACGCAAGGACAGATGAATGCGAACTGGTGGATATAAATAGTGTACCCAATAGTCCCATAAGCACAACAGAGGAGGCCAAAAATAACCGGATTAGCAACATGAACCTGCAACCAGTATTCCAATCCATTAGTGAACCTATATCCTCACCATCTAAGGTTACAGAAAGTGgtgagaaaacaaaagatgCTGAGCAAGTGGGTGATAAGgtcaatgaaaaaactaCAGCCAACTCTTTAAGttgtatttcttcattgaCCAAAGACTTGGTTAAACAGATTAAAAATGAATTTATAGTTTCAAATCTTAcacaaaatgaaaatgctCCTAAGAATACAAGTGATTACGGAAGGATGAAATTACCCCAAACAGGCGAATCTGAGAATATTGCCCAATCAAaagtagaagaagattCAAGATCAAATCCTAGTGGCAAAGAGAACAGTCAAGTAAttgcagaaaaaaatggagatTCCAAGCATGCAGATGATGAACACTCTAATTCTTATAAAGATTCTTTACCAGAAAATAACCATCCGATCTCATGCATCAAAAATGAAGCAAGCGTGAAAGTTTCAAGCAACAGTCCAAGTGAGTTATCAAAAGCGAACACCTAAAAAATATACTTATCTATAGAAGAGTAGGCCGTACGTATAAATAGAGTCTAAAAGTATTAAAGTGGATAAGTTACTGTTTAACTGAATATAACTATCATTGTACTTAAGAATTGTAGCAGAATTCAATACCGTATTTCAAAACTCGTGGAGACGCAGACTGCCCTTTCATATCCATTGAAACGCCAGAACTAACAATCCAATCATGAAATTTGCCTTCCCACGAGAGACGGAGATTCTTCTTACCTATACTTCCACTCAGCTTGAGACTTGATATATAATCTTCGTCGGCTTCCGACATTTGGGGGTGTAGATCAGTTCTGTCCTCAACGATAATATTCACATCATCAAGCGTTGCCGGTGCAGTATTGTTCTCATTGAATTCTTGCTCAGATACTTTGTAAACCACATTATGCTGGCTGATTTTAGTTATATCAAGagcatttttttgtttcgGAACTTGTATATCAGAGCTGTGTTCAAGCCCCTTATTTTGTGGGATTAGATGAGTCTCTTTATAGTCACCATCTTTCAAgttcttttctttattattCCAGGTAAGAATTTTAGATCTCAAAAGTTGTGCACCCAAAATTAAGTCTGACTCGTAAGAATAAATGTTGAATTGGTATTTTGAACTAAATACAAACCCCATTTTCCCCATGTAAGAAATATCCTTGTTTCCATGGTAGGTATCCCTTGTATACTTTGCTTCGCTCTTTATTGCGTAAGTAGACTCGAGAGTACCCAATAAGGGGTTTATTGCCATAGTAAACGTTAGAGGATGAATCGTCGAAATAGCATAAGGTATTGAAAGTATCACCTGCTTGCTACCGTTACTGTAAGGATTTAAGTATGGATGGAAGTTGGAGTTAATAAAGGCTGGTGTATAAGTAGGCAGATTATCAATTAGATATCGCATTGTATCAATATATGTAGTGTATCTGGCAGCAATACTAATGCCGGGACTGACTGATCCTGCCGAATACCATAGCTCACAACCGGCTGATAACTTTGACGGGCACTTGTTTTCAGTAGGTTTCACATCCGTCTGTGTAGAGTATGGTGTACCTACAACACTCAACTTTGGGCTagaattcaaaatatcaaaatgatACAAACATCTGAATCCAAATAGATGTTCCCTGGTTGAGTAGATAAAATCATGGGAGCTATTCTCCGTTTGTCGTTGTAAATAAATGGtgaatattgttgttgggTTTGTCAACTTGTTCAACTTCGGtgtattgatgaatttgacaATCAGCTGCAAATCAGGCCTGAATCTTTTTATTATCATACCTTCTAAAAGCTTAGATGGAAAATACATCTTTCCGTAAATCATAAATGGTTTCTCTGTATAGATATTTCCTTTTATATCCCTAGAATCTAAGTCTCGGTAACCTTGAACAACACTGTTTATAGGTAAGGCTTTCGAGTTTCTGTAATGTTCGTCCAAATTAACTGATGAACTAAGATAAGACAGAGATCCGGATAGTCTATCAACTTGAGAGATGCTAATGGAGCTAAAGTTGAAGTCTGTGTTCCTGCTTGAGACAAAAACGTTGAACCCATTTGGAATTGGAAAGTTCAATAAATTGTTTGGAGTAGATAGTATATGCTCATAAGTGTTGTCCCAGCTCCAGCCTGTCTTAGAGTAAAAGCATTGCTGGACTAAGTCCATATATGTCAACATATCAGTGTAACAATTTCTGGTTTATTTTACTGCCATTATAATATATTGACCAAGTTACAGGTAAGTTTCCATTGTGAAATTATGTATCGAGAAAGGGAACACATCAGAAACGAGAAAAATCACTCTTGGGATTACCAAGAAGCCAGTTGGCTCAgtagaatttttttttctagctTGTCATTGTCAAATAGTTACTGCAAAGAGGTGTCAGATAGACCTTACATCTAGATCTTAGTCGTTAAATTGAAAGGTATGGATACACGGGGTCAAACTAGAGACAATGAAAATTGTCCAATAGAAATTGGTATGGGCATGGAAATTGGTCAAGACCAAATTGACGATATTGAGGATTTACAGTCGCCACCAAATTCCCCTGGCTTAGTTCTACCGGTAATGGTACCAACTactaatgaaaaaattgacttCTTTGCATTGGATGGGACATTGCacaaagaacaagagaatgaaaatTCGAAAAATGAAGATCCAAATCCGAAGCTTCCTGTTACACCTGTTGCACAAAACAAGTCCAAGGAGAGCTTAGACCTGAGCATCTTCAGGTCGTCAGACTCCTATTTCTCAAGATCTAGGAGTCATTCGTCGAAGCCTACGCCAAGATTGAGAAGAACCAGTGACGTGTCAAATAGATCAGAAGGTTATGAAAGTTATGCATCAGGTGCAAGTTATGATTCTGGTTCTGTTTTCAGTGAAAGTGATACAGACATCACTGCATCTCCTACTCTTAAATATTCCAAAAAGTTAAGGAACCAAAGACTAGATAATGGAATGAACATTGGAGAActtcaaaatggaaaatcGGTTGAGGATGGAATAGTTTATAAAACTAAATCGAGCGGTTTTTCTTCGGATACAGGTTCCCAATATACTCCCGTTTCCAGACACAGGTCACGAAGCGGTTCACGTAGTGATTCAAGAGATAGAGGAGGAATGAGGTCAGAATCCaaagataagaaaaatgatgacACTACTTCCCAAATATTTAAAAACTTACTTATATTAGAAGAGAGTTTGAGACAACAGTACATTGAACAGCAAAATTTGAGACTCAAATATAGCATATTTGTGGTTATATTGGTGGTGGTGTTTTCACTTTCTACATACCATGGCATTTTCAACTCTATCTACGTTCAACACGAAAACACCACTAATTGGCCTACTGGCTTTGGGACAAATGACGGTGATACCTCTGTAAGTGTGCTTCCAACCCCAAGTCCGTGTGACGCTAGTTTTGTATGCGTAGGGTTTCCAAAGTTCCCAACACAACTAAATGGAGAGGAAGAAGGCAACCACGGGCTAGGTTCAACAACTACAATTTGTAATACCAAGCTGGACAGTACCAGCATCAGCCCTATGGACAACGAGGAATCCTCGGAAGGATATGTTCTAATCAATATCGTTTATCGAGTCGTATCAATCATTACTGGAATGACccttttgttgttttacTTAACAGGTGAATACACACACAAAATATCAAGACCACGTAAATTTTTTGTCACAGCTAACAAGGGAATAAGACAACTAAACGTTCGATTAGTGAAAGTCAAAGTTCCATTCAAGGAACGGGTGCTAAACTACCTGAGGTTGCGTGTCAAGAAAAACCCTAGGAAAGGAGTCGACCACATCCGCCTTGTTCTAAATCCAAGGGTGTTCTCCACAGCCAATAGAGAACAATGGGAGCTGTATAGAAACCAGTTCTGGAATTtggagaaaagaaaacatacATCGATTTCATAACTTTTTACGGCAAATAAACATGAGATGCCCGGACATGCAAACACCGAGATATACGCGGCCAGCATGATTCTCAGTATCTTTTTAGCTTCAATGGTGGGGTGGTGAAGGGCATTcgtatttttttttcatctgaAGTCACGGCTGGGACGTTCCGGGGGAGCTGGGAAAACTTAAAGGTGGAGATGATATCTTGGATTGTCATCTTCTAGGAgaatttctttgttgatcTTGAATAACTTTGTTACCGCAAAGATGGCCAGGCCTCCAAACAGTTGGGTTTGGGAACATTTCCAAGAAGACACATCACAACCCCCGAACCCCGCATATACTAATGTCAGGTGTCAAATTTGCTCTAAGTCCCTACGATATTCCTCGAGAAATGGTCCAACAAATTTAGCTCGACATTTAACTAGGGGTCATAACATGAACCAGCCAGACTCTACTCCAACGCGTCGCCCCTTTGAATCGAACCGAAAAGATGGCAGTACAAACACTAGTAACAGtatcaacagcaacagcaataGTATAAATAGTGTTAGCGGTCTCAATGGTGCTAATAAtactaataataatagcaataatactaataacaacaatagcaataacaaaaatGGTAAATCCAACTTATTGTCGAATGCTAGAGATCATCATAAAGGTTTTCATAATTCCGAATCGACCTCAGAGAATGAACGAGAAAGTTCACAAGAGGCTTCGAATGAGCAGGAATTGTCAATGTCATACACTACTATTTCGGCTCCTAAAGCTAATAGAAAAATGCCTATATCATACTCTACCAAATCAATACCTGAATACCAAGTACCTCAGCAGCTACAATCGgatcttttgtttcaatcTTCATTGAATGGTCAATCCGAGAGATTGAAAGTGCAAAATCGACAAACTAATGGTGATCTTGGAATGCAATCATCGTCATTAACCACAAATCAGAATGATTATGATCAGTTCATGAAAAATGTGAATTTGCTTCCTATATACAGGATGGATTTAAACAAGCAAAGGGAAAAACGAGGtttcaaaccaaaacaGCCGTTGTCGCCAATGAATAAACGACAGTCATTGCCAACGCAAATATCCCCAACAACTTTGAAACTTTCTAATATGACTCCTGGAGTTGTAACCTCCCTCAACAACTCACCTCCAAAACAGTACATGACCATTGatcaacaatttttcaatcaacAGACAAGCTATATGGATAATACCGataaagaagttgataGAGACAATGGAATGCTACCCACGATTCAAGATATTCCGGATTTCAACTCTATGCCAACTATGATAGGGTCGCCTAATAATGAGACACTGAACCAAAAACATCAGCGGAATGAATTGGGTATTCTGGATGGGAGTCCTAATAAAAGAGATTTTCGTGTGGCTAATTTCGACAATGTAGGAGGGTTCAATAGCGCTGATAATAATTCAAGCTTGACCGGCCTTGTCAAAGATATGAGTACTACTATTGAAGTAATGAGGAAAACTTTACAGCAACAGCAAGACAAAATTAACCAGTTGGAACAGCGACTCTCAAGAGAAATCAACTCGCATCGTGGATCGGGACTCGAAACAGCATATGAAGTAATCCCTGCCTTTCGAAATGATGTTGGAGACCTCCCCGAACTACAAAATGTATACGTTCTGTTGTCACTCCCCATCCAGCAACTAAGGCGTATAGCCAATGCATATGGGTTAAAACTATCAGATGACCGCAAGGAGCTTATTTTTGGGATTGCGGATTTCATAGGATGtagaaatatcaaaaatttTTGGGATGAATATACACGTCAAATTATGCACTAGAATGAATAGAGTAGCCAAAGGGCATTAAAAAAGGAATTGTAACTTTAGTTAATGATACATAAACTTATATGTTTaaatagatatatatgCACGCGTGCATGTGTACAcagttttttgttttttgtttttgtaaTCATGGTTTGTAGATTATCCTAAGAGTTTGCTTTCTTTCCAATTATGTCTAGACATCTTTCCCAATCCACATTACATTGTTACATCGTACAAACACTTGATTGTTTAATGGTGTTCCTTTCGTCAAGTCTGGGGACTGTCCAGGCTCTTGTTGCTCAATTTCACAGACATCCTTATCAAGCAAAACATTCATGTAATTGTCTACCGAGACGAGCGTACCATGATATTCTGTGCCCGAAAATTTAAGCCTCACACAAACTTTAAGACCAATGAGTGAATTAAGGTACGGTTTTGGATTGACAGGTTGAAATGACATCGATGTACTATACCTATTCTAATGTGAGACCACTCTTGTATCAAGTCCTTCTAAAGAGATGATGAGTAAATACgttcatttttttttgtggCGAGGAAATTAAGAATAAATAATCTGCTATGGAGTACACTGGTCTATTCGTGTGAAACTCGTTCGAAAAGTAGGCTTCATAGAAAGTTTTAACTAATAAATAATAGAAATTATAAATAATGTAGTAGAAGTTATAGAATACATGCATGCACGTCCATCGTATCTTCGGTGTATGAATGAATGAGTTTGTTAAAAAGTTGATGAGAAGAGGGGGGGGAAGGTGAAGGTCAATTTTTGGAAGGTGTAAATTTATAAAAACAGTGTTTCGTCATTGAATGTgatgaatttcaagaatCCTTTATCTTTATTATCTCATGGTATTGTTGGCAGATTAACTTAAAGTTCGGACTTTAATGGAACAGCGTCGAtatcaccaacaacaactaaGTTGTAATCATTTGGAACAGAAACTTGCTTAGATGCAA
Encoded proteins:
- a CDS encoding uncharacterized protein (PKUD0D01400; similar to Saccharomyces cerevisiae YAL019W (FUN30); ancestral locus Anc_7.80); translated protein: MQRRSRKIRADDVIELLSSSQENSAGDSSNNESDSESDVESAFQSRMDRRSTVRQTRQERAKVSGKQRHVSESAEESADSEDGVEDSKFSKVDIIPRLQRPTTKKQNVKKSAREEVVEVSDEDSESDSPIQVPDSSPHRNPRNVHSMELDSSPIGKPTTRLTSLRETFSYNPKKESPKPSISSDYRELKRTFPDIPATTIMSALKSEKTLRDAMRYLRKLEPSFRSKSSNSIKSQRLASLSDANKRGRLILSSPVRADVPISNRKGLPKLRDARLERESRLREKARLIEEKKSKQIEYERALARQRAERESIKSSKVQLDNTKKSLRAQYVGNRLSKHRNTKTLKGETSEEEEEKEGHDDDDRSDESLVELVESDDSHDEVAPPNRRGSKRRYEDDDDYDPYSRPRTGIGRQDRQQKRRQVVEYNDEFNLPEFMADEDKYLNIDQKIIKLFNNADVRDIIDLSNMTPEQATVYVQNRPYTSISSILKVDVSMGRKLSKFAKSPNERHIELIGEKLTAYSAIDTLLKQCFDYSKSITSEIRKWGVNLKGKNLNGELAITNVDIATDESDEENGGDDSGSASDNIDQDDDDVVVIKKKYKKFKLDGSEHDDDFGTSGFRPRYKSNIDNSKVPDKIGYFKRKPVLLSDEISLKDYQQVGINWIHLLFQKGLSCILADEMGLGKTAQVIAFLSHLKKKKYRGPHLIVVPSSTLENWLREFEKFSPTLKVIPYYGSLDEREELRNVLYEDDDYDVVITTYNLTVGKIDGPFLQTLNFNVIVYDEGHMLKNATSDRYKKLTKLRANFRLLLTGTPLQNNLKELVSLLDFILPEVFGSKMSKLQLLFDKRASTKVENEQIQGKNYNPLMSEQAISKAKVMMSPFVLRRTKAQVMTELPKKHTAIEYCELVPAQVKIYQEELDEVNTYRIERDRRKLLSDEELKKLPHLAKKNVNMLMALRKACMHPLLFRRLYTDKMLKLMARLIMKNEDYMDANETYIFEDMQVMSDFELSQLCHQYPNELGKFVLKQQVYSNSGKTKVLVDMLSKIIEKGEKVLVFSLFTQMLDILEKVLSLHGWKFLRLDGATAVDSRQTIIDTFYEDKTIPVMLLSTKAGGFGINLVCATNVIIYDQSLNPHDDKQAEDRAHRVGQTKDVQVTRLVVKNSIEENILHMAFNKLQLDNSIMAQNTEDVLLKTVEDLIAVKKEQKDSKQEEKVITEETDNTDAFESPVTLELAAAEEEEKDEPVEIIVPELKSVKGRTRRNRRSVNYFDGNDPNEFIEKDTNARTDECELVDINSVPNSPISTTEEAKNNRISNMNLQPVFQSISEPISSPSKVTESGEKTKDAEQVGDKVNEKTTANSLSCISSLTKDLVKQIKNEFIVSNLTQNENAPKNTSDYGRMKLPQTGESENIAQSKVEEDSRSNPSGKENSQVIAEKNGDSKHADDEHSNSYKDSLPENNHPISCIKNEASVKVSSNSPSELSKANT
- a CDS encoding uncharacterized protein (PKUD0D01430; Pfam Domains: zf-BED(2.7e-11)), which gives rise to MARPPNSWVWEHFQEDTSQPPNPAYTNVRCQICSKSLRYSSRNGPTNLARHLTRGHNMNQPDSTPTRRPFESNRKDGSTNTSNSINSNSNSINSVSGLNGANNTNNNSNNTNNNNSNNKNGKSNLLSNARDHHKGFHNSESTSENERESSQEASNEQELSMSYTTISAPKANRKMPISYSTKSIPEYQVPQQLQSDLLFQSSLNGQSERLKVQNRQTNGDLGMQSSSLTTNQNDYDQFMKNVNLLPIYRMDLNKQREKRGFKPKQPLSPMNKRQSLPTQISPTTLKLSNMTPGVVTSLNNSPPKQYMTIDQQFFNQQTSYMDNTDKEVDRDNGMLPTIQDIPDFNSMPTMIGSPNNETLNQKHQRNELGILDGSPNKRDFRVANFDNVGGFNSADNNSSLTGLVKDMSTTIEVMRKTLQQQQDKINQLEQRLSREINSHRGSGLETAYEVIPAFRNDVGDLPELQNVYVLLSLPIQQLRRIANAYGLKLSDDRKELIFGIADFIGCRNIKNFWDEYTRQIMH
- a CDS encoding uncharacterized protein (PKUD0D01410; similar to Saccharomyces cerevisiae YAL010C (MDM10); ancestral locus Anc_7.103) encodes the protein MLTYMDLVQQCFYSKTGWSWDNTYEHILSTPNNLLNFPIPNGFNVFVSSRNTDFNFSSISISQVDRLSGSLSYLSSSVNLDEHYRNSKALPINSVVQGYRDLDSRDIKGNIYTEKPFMIYGKMYFPSKLLEGMIIKRFRPDLQLIVKFINTPKLNKLTNPTTIFTIYLQRQTENSSHDFIYSTREHLFGFRCLYHFDILNSSPKLSVVGTPYSTQTDVKPTENKCPSKLSAGCELWYSAGSVSPGISIAARYTTYIDTMRYLIDNLPTYTPAFINSNFHPYLNPYSNGSKQVILSIPYAISTIHPLTFTMAINPLLGTLESTYAIKSEAKYTRDTYHGNKDISYMGKMGFVFSSKYQFNIYSYESDLILGAQLLRSKILTWNNKEKNLKDGDYKETHLIPQNKGLEHSSDIQVPKQKNALDITKISQHNVVYKVSEQEFNENNTAPATLDDVNIIVEDRTDLHPQMSEADEDYISSLKLSGSIGKKNLRLSWEGKFHDWIVSSGVSMDMKGQSASPRVLKYGIEFCYNS
- a CDS encoding uncharacterized protein (PKUD0D01390; similar to Saccharomyces cerevisiae YAL020C (ATS1); ancestral locus Anc_7.79); its protein translation is MYLVYSCGSNGNGQLGLEHENDVATPEIAFQSSLPLKSISCGGNHTALLMENGDVYQTGLVNGRKTHKFELTHKDISGVVAGWDCTLKITRTGAVYNNDDTKIWQGPSDVKFTIANLDSFIVGYDSGQVVCSGNNKKGQLLGDDVGGKTVEGFQELTFNELPFSNVTLVKCCLGRDFSLFVLSDGTSQYLAMRGKSDRYGLLEKLQTMVGSGALRGELGVNKTRWFKIAPDVTVVALKSMWSSVHLQYTRGNETRFCSVGNNVYRQLLQRAEHVWDFQVGTEHGVTVSENRKEAHAWGWGEHGNCGVQGIDNCGELTLLYTCAADETIQQVYAGYASTWIVVYKEDQ
- a CDS encoding uncharacterized protein (PKUD0D01420; similar to Saccharomyces cerevisiae YAL009W (SPO7); ancestral locus Anc_7.104), which translates into the protein MDTRGQTRDNENCPIEIGMGMEIGQDQIDDIEDLQSPPNSPGLVLPVMVPTTNEKIDFFALDGTLHKEQENENSKNEDPNPKLPVTPVAQNKSKESLDLSIFRSSDSYFSRSRSHSSKPTPRLRRTSDVSNRSEGYESYASGASYDSGSVFSESDTDITASPTLKYSKKLRNQRLDNGMNIGELQNGKSVEDGIVYKTKSSGFSSDTGSQYTPVSRHRSRSGSRSDSRDRGGMRSESKDKKNDDTTSQIFKNLLILEESLRQQYIEQQNLRLKYSIFVVILVVVFSLSTYHGIFNSIYVQHENTTNWPTGFGTNDGDTSVSVLPTPSPCDASFVCVGFPKFPTQLNGEEEGNHGLGSTTTICNTKLDSTSISPMDNEESSEGYVLINIVYRVVSIITGMTLLLFYLTGEYTHKISRPRKFFVTANKGIRQLNVRLVKVKVPFKERVLNYLRLRVKKNPRKGVDHIRLVLNPRVFSTANREQWELYRNQFWNLEKRKHTSIS